Sequence from the Streptomyces sp. NBC_00440 genome:
TCGACGCGCTGGTCGAGTTCTCCCGGTACCCCGTGCCGCACGCGCTCCTCGTGGATGTCGCCGAGACCATGGCCCGGTACGGCCGGCTCACGCTCTCCAAGCACCCCGTGCACGGCCTGGTGCTCACCTCGACCGACCGGCCCGTGCTTGAGGAGATCCTCCGGTCGAAGAAGGTCGCCCCGCTGGTCGGCGCGCGCCTCGACCCCGACACGGTCGCCGTGCACCCCTCCGAGCGCGGGCAGATCAAGCAGACGCTGCTGAAGCTGGGCTGGCCCGCCGAGGACCTCGCGGGGTACGTCGACGGCGAGGCGCACCAGATCGATCTGGACCAGGAGGGCTGGGCGCTCCGGCCGTACCAGCAGCAGGCCGTGGAGAACTTCTGGCACGGCGGCTCCGGCGTGGTCGTGCTGCCCTGCGGCGCGGGAAAGACCCTGGTCGGGGCCGGTGCGATGGCCGAGGCCAAGGCGACGACGCTGATCCTGGTCACCAATACCGTCTCGGCCCGCCAGTGGAAGCACGAGCTGGTGAAACGTACCTCCCTCACGGAGGAGGAGATCGGCGAGTACAGCGGTACGCGGAAGGAGATCCGCCCCGTCACCATCGCCACGTACCAGGTGCTGACGACCCGCAGGAAGGGTGTCTACCCGCACCTGGAGCTGTTCGACTCGCGCGACTGGGGCCTGGTCATCTACGACGAGGTGCATCTGCTGCCCGCGCCCGTCTTCAAGTTCACCGCCGACCTCCAGGCCCGGCGGCGGCTCGGGCTCACCGCGACGCTCGTACGGGAGGACGGCCGCGAGTCGGACGTCTTCTCACTGATCGGGCCCAAGCGGTTCGACGCGCCGTGGAAGGAGATCGAGGCGCAGGGCTACATCGCGCCCGCCGACTGCGTGGAGGTCCGGGTCAATCTGACGGAGACCGAGCGGCTCGCGTACGCCACGGCGGAGGCGGAGGAGAAGTACCGCTACTGCGCGACGACGGCGACCAAGCGGAAGGTCACGGAGGCGCTGGTCCGCAAGCACCGGGGCGAGCAGACCCTGGTCATCGGCCAGTACATCGACCAGCTCGACGAGTTGGGCGAGCATCTGGACGCGCCGGTCATCAAGGGCGAGACGACGAACGCCCAGCGCGAGAAGCTCTTCGGGGCGTTCCGTGAGGGCGAGATCAGCGTCCTCGTCGTCTCGAAGGTCGCGAACTTCTCGATCGACCTTCCCGAGGCGACGGTCGCGATCCAGGTCTCGGGGACCTTCGGCTCACGTCAGGAGGAGGCACAGCGGCTGGGCCGGGTACTGCGTCCGAAGGCGGACGGGCACGAGGCGCGCTTCTACTCGGTGGTGGCGCGGGACACGATCGACCAGGACTTCGCCGCGCACCGGCAGCGGTTCCTGGCCGAGCAGGGATACGCGTACCGGATCGTGGACGCGGACGAACTGCTGGCGGAGAAGGACTCGGACACGAAGGACTCGGACACGGACGACGGGACGGCTCAGGACGCCTCCTGAGCGGGCCGGCTCAGCGAGTCGGCTGAGCGAGCTGCCTCAACAGCCCGCTCAGCGGCGGCCGTGTTCGCCGAGGATCATGACGCTGAAGGCGGCGGACGCGAAGGCCCCGACCGCGCGGACGGCGCTGCGGACGGGGTGGGCCGCGGGGGCACGGGGCGCGGAGGTACGGGCCGCGGTGGCGGTTGCTGTGGTCATGTATCCATGATGGTTTTCCGGCAGTCCTGAGGCGTCAGGCTGTGGTCGGAACGCGCAGGGCGGACACGTACGACTCAAGACCCATGCGACCCCCTACGGGATGGGGGCTCGGGACGTGAGGAGAGCGAGGCACCCGTGGCGACCCGGTGGAGTCTGACCGTCGACTGCGCGGACCCGGCGGCGCTGGCGCGGTTCTGGGCGGAAGCACTGGGCTACGTCGAGCGGCCCGCGCCCGAGGGGTTCGCGAACTGGCCGGAGTGGCTCCTGCACCACGGCGTCCCCGAGGACGAGTGGAACGACGGCGCCTACCTCCGCGACCCGGACGGGACCGGCCCCGGGCTGTCCTTCCTGAAGGTGCCGGAGCGCAAGGTGGTCAAGAACCGGCTGCACCTGGACGTGCAGGCCGGTGGCGGCCGTGAGACCCCCTGGGAGATGCGGTGGCCGCGCGTGCTGGCCGCCGCCGAGCGGCTGACCGCCGCCGGGGCGAGGGTGCTGCGCGAGGAGACGCTCCAGGGCAGGCCGGACCATCTGGTGCTGGCCGACCCCGAGGGCAACGAGTTCTGCGTGGTGTGAGCCGGAACGGGCTCGGGAAACGGGACGGACTCGGGAAACGGGACGACCGCTACGGCGCGGACGGTTCGCGCGGCGGTTTCCAGCCGTGGGCGAGGATGCCGAAGATTTCCTCGACGGCGGCGCGTGGGTCCTGCCGGCCGCGGGCGAGGGTCGGGATGTCCAGTACGAACCGAGCCAGAGCCACACACGCGAGGTTGTCGTGGTCCACGCCGATCTCGTCGGCGATCGCCGCGCTGAGGCTGTCGGTGTGGCGGGTCCACATGCGTTCGGCGTACGCGCGCAGCACCGGCGTGGACTCCACCAGACTGACGAACTCGGCCCGCTGCGGATGTGCCGCGATCGACAGCCAGGTGTCCAGGACGTGCTGCTGGAGGGCGTCGAGGAAGCTCTGCCCCGGGGCCCGCTGCCGCACGGCGGCGATCAGTTCCGACTCCCGGTCCTCGTCCTGGTCGAAGACCAGGGCTTCCTTGCCGCTGAAGTGCTTGAACACCGTGGCGGTCGACACATCGGCCGCGTCGGCGATGTCACGGATGCCCACCTGGTCGTAGCCGCGCTCCAGAAAGAGTTGCAGCGCGGCGTCGCCGATCGCCTGCCGGGTGGCCGCCTTCTTGCGTTCGCGGCGGCTGACGGGGGGCACGGGCACGGTCATGACGCGAGCGTATCCGATAGTCGAATCCATAGCTAAGTAGAACCGTTGCACTTTTCTATTGGGCCTGTTTTTATAGATGTTGCGACATGGCGACCCACGCCGACCCATGACGACCATCTGCACCGCTTGAAAGGAACCCCCATGAGCTCCCCCGCACCCGCCCGTGCCGGCATCAGCATCATCGGCGCCGGACCCGGCGGGCTGACCTGCGCCCGCATCCTCCAGCGGAACGGCATCGCGGTCACCGTCCACGAACGCGACCCGGGCCCCGATGCGCGCAACCAGGGCGGCACCCTCGACCTGCATGCCGACAACGGCCAGATCGCCCTGCGCGAAGCCGGTCTGCTGGACGAGTTCTTCGAGCTGGCACGCCCCGAAGGGCAGGAAATGCGCCAGTTGGACCCGGCCGGCGCGATCACGGCCCATGAAGTCCCGGCGCCCGACGAACTCTTCAAGCCGGAAATCGACCGCGGTCAGCTGCGCGATCTGCTGCTCAACTCCCTGCGGCCGGGAACCGTGCACTGGGGCCGCGCCCTCGACTCGGTCAGCGGCCCCGCCGAAGGGCCACGGCAGTTGCACTTCGCCGACGGCACGACCATCGAGACCGACCTGGTCATCGGCGCCGACGGCGCCTCCTCCCGGGTACGCCCCGCCGTTCCCGAGTACACCGGGGTGAGCTTCCTTGAGGCACGGTTCTCCGACGTCGAGAAGCGGCACCCCGAGATCGCCGAACTGGTCGGTCCGGGCGGCGCCCACGCAGCCGACGGCGAGCGAGGCCTGTTCGCCCAGCGCAACAGCGGAGACCACATCCGCGTCTACATCATCCAGCGCGTCCCGGCCGACTGGATCAGCGCGAGCGGCCTGGCCCCCGACGACACCGACGGCATCCGCGCCGTACTGCTCGACAAGTACGGCCACTGGTCACCGCGCATGCGCCGGATGATCACCGAGAACGACGCCACCTACGTCGACCGCCCCCTCTTCGCCCTCCCCGTTCCGCACACCTGGGAACACAACCCGACGGTGACCCTGCTCGGCGACGCCGCCCACCTCATGCCGCCGCTCGGCGTCGGGGTCAACCTCGCCATGCTCGACGCCAGTGAACTCGCCCTCGCCCTCACGAACGCCGCCACCGTGGACGACGCCGTCCGCGCGTACGAGAAGACCATGCTCCCCCGCTCCATCGAGACGGCCGAGCTCCTCGAACACGGCGCCGAGCACCTGCTGTCCGCCGACATCCCCGACTTCGACAGCGACAACGACGCCCAGCCCTGAGGGCTTGCAACCACCCTTGCCAAGGTCTAAATAAAATGATTCATTAACCTGGCGAGTGAATGAATGCATACCAAGCACGAGGCGATGCATACGGCCGTCGAGCTGACGCAGCCCGCTGCGGACGGTCGCTCCGACCGATCCGAGAGGACCCTCCATGTCTGCCCGCGAGATTGCCGCTGTCACCTTGGGTGAGGAGCCGATCACCATCGAGCAGTTCGTCGCGG
This genomic interval carries:
- a CDS encoding DNA repair helicase XPB; amino-acid sequence: MNGPLIVQSDKTLLLEVDHEQADACRRAIAPFAELERAPEHIHTYRLTPLGLWNARAAGHDAEQVVDALVEFSRYPVPHALLVDVAETMARYGRLTLSKHPVHGLVLTSTDRPVLEEILRSKKVAPLVGARLDPDTVAVHPSERGQIKQTLLKLGWPAEDLAGYVDGEAHQIDLDQEGWALRPYQQQAVENFWHGGSGVVVLPCGAGKTLVGAGAMAEAKATTLILVTNTVSARQWKHELVKRTSLTEEEIGEYSGTRKEIRPVTIATYQVLTTRRKGVYPHLELFDSRDWGLVIYDEVHLLPAPVFKFTADLQARRRLGLTATLVREDGRESDVFSLIGPKRFDAPWKEIEAQGYIAPADCVEVRVNLTETERLAYATAEAEEKYRYCATTATKRKVTEALVRKHRGEQTLVIGQYIDQLDELGEHLDAPVIKGETTNAQREKLFGAFREGEISVLVVSKVANFSIDLPEATVAIQVSGTFGSRQEEAQRLGRVLRPKADGHEARFYSVVARDTIDQDFAAHRQRFLAEQGYAYRIVDADELLAEKDSDTKDSDTDDGTAQDAS
- a CDS encoding VOC family protein produces the protein MATRWSLTVDCADPAALARFWAEALGYVERPAPEGFANWPEWLLHHGVPEDEWNDGAYLRDPDGTGPGLSFLKVPERKVVKNRLHLDVQAGGGRETPWEMRWPRVLAAAERLTAAGARVLREETLQGRPDHLVLADPEGNEFCVV
- a CDS encoding TetR/AcrR family transcriptional regulator; protein product: MPVPPVSRRERKKAATRQAIGDAALQLFLERGYDQVGIRDIADAADVSTATVFKHFSGKEALVFDQDEDRESELIAAVRQRAPGQSFLDALQQHVLDTWLSIAAHPQRAEFVSLVESTPVLRAYAERMWTRHTDSLSAAIADEIGVDHDNLACVALARFVLDIPTLARGRQDPRAAVEEIFGILAHGWKPPREPSAP
- a CDS encoding FAD-dependent oxidoreductase; its protein translation is MSSPAPARAGISIIGAGPGGLTCARILQRNGIAVTVHERDPGPDARNQGGTLDLHADNGQIALREAGLLDEFFELARPEGQEMRQLDPAGAITAHEVPAPDELFKPEIDRGQLRDLLLNSLRPGTVHWGRALDSVSGPAEGPRQLHFADGTTIETDLVIGADGASSRVRPAVPEYTGVSFLEARFSDVEKRHPEIAELVGPGGAHAADGERGLFAQRNSGDHIRVYIIQRVPADWISASGLAPDDTDGIRAVLLDKYGHWSPRMRRMITENDATYVDRPLFALPVPHTWEHNPTVTLLGDAAHLMPPLGVGVNLAMLDASELALALTNAATVDDAVRAYEKTMLPRSIETAELLEHGAEHLLSADIPDFDSDNDAQP